A window of Oncorhynchus kisutch isolate 150728-3 linkage group LG10, Okis_V2, whole genome shotgun sequence contains these coding sequences:
- the LOC109898521 gene encoding thyrotroph embryonic factor, translated as MDIPPPNILEGDDEIEKKKLCSADNGEAGVGGASGGTGGTGIGGVSASLTPAIWEKTIPYDGETFHLEYMDLDEFLQENGIPVTLEEELQKSLAQEETKGTRPPFTTSDTETVTLTLEPAEQEKEEEDGDDEDTVSGFEATEVEVSKNKKEGKSADRLTPTPIDPEDIEVDINFQPDPTDLVLSSVPGGELFNPRKHKFSDEDLKPQPMIKKAKKVFVPTEQKDDKYWSRRKKNNVAAKRSRDARRLKENQITVRASFLERENAALRLQVAELRKDCGRCKNIMSRYEAKYGPL; from the exons ATGGACATTCCCCCACCTAATATTCTCGAAGGCGACGATG AAATAGAGAAGAAGAAGTTGTGCTCTGCCGATAATGGCGAGGCCGGTGTTGGAGGGGCCAGTGGTGGGACTGGAGGTACAGGCATTGGAGGGGTGTCCGCCTCCCTTACCCCTGCCATCTGGGAGAAGACCATCCCCTATGATGGGGAGACCTTCCACTTGGAGTACATGGACCTGGATGAGTTCCTGCAGGAGAATGGCATCCCAGTCACCCTAGAGGAGGAGCTGCAGAAGAGCCTGGCCCAGGAGGAAACCAAGGGGACAAGACCCCCTTTCACCACCTCTGACACAGAGACCGTCACACTCACCTTAGAGCCAGCTGAACaagagaaggaagaagaagaTGGGGACGATGAAGATACTGTGTCTGGGTTTGAAGCAACGGAGGTTGAAGTgtctaaaaataaaaaag AGGGGAAGTCTGCAGACCGACTCACACCCACTCCCATCGACCCAGAGGACATTGAGGTGGACATCAACTTCCAGCCGGACCCCACAGACCTGGTGCTGTCAAGCGTGCCTGGGGGTGAGCTGTTCAACCCACGCAAACACAAGTTCTCTGACGAGGACCTCAAACCACAACCCATGATCAAGAAGGCCAAAAAGGTCTTTGTGCCCACTGAGCAGAAG GATGATAAATACTGGTCGAGGAGGAAGAAGAACAACGTGGCAGCCAAACGTTCACGTGACGCCCGGCGGCTGAAGGAGAACCAGATCACAGTGCGCGCTTCGTTTCTGGAGAGGGAAAATGCGGCGTTGCGGCTACAAGTGGCTGAGTTGCGAAAGGACTGTGGTCGCTGCAAGAACATTATGTCCCGATATGAAGCCAAATACGGACCATTGTAA
- the LOC109898520 gene encoding protein Tob2-like — translation MHLEVKVALNFIVSYLYNKLPRRRADLFGEELEQILLSHYEGHWYPEAPLRGSAFRCLHLGAPSDPVVELAARRSGLDTEEVRANVPPELSVWIDPYEVSYQIGEKGAVKVLYLEDPSGLGGEGEMVEVVSGVSEGDLEVEEAKSLGFNPEAQVFVPIGAQISPVLLPSLSSTPTPLSASSCPVIFSYPSSSTPTNPPAHSSNTSTPSPPSGGLPYPPSQQPTAALPSTRPPLQPITFTTASFAATKFGSTKMKKCGGTGSAGGSGVGVPPPQRMLARSPTNISPPGLLKHKPLSVSLHSLGAQIPSQLSPNAKEFVYPASPGPLYFDNDAPLILSHSSPFQHPHPTHSHPSFDPFSNPQPGPAVGAIGGSSGGISYMEKPSFVEGIGGYNLQYPSQAFQPVVLAN, via the coding sequence ATGCACCTAGAGGTAAAGGTAGCTCTGAATTTCATTGTGTCCTACCTGTACAACAAACTGCCCCGTCGTCGTGCTGACCTCTTCGGGGAGGAGTTGGAGCAGATACTGTTGTCGCACTATGAAGGCCACTGGTACCCCGAAGCTCCTCTGCGGGGCTCTGCCTTCCGCTGCTTGCACCTAGGGGCCCCTAGTGACCCAGTGGTGGAGCTAGCTGCCAGGAGAAGTGGACTGGACACAGAGGAAGTGCGTGCCAATGTCCCCCCTGAGCTGAGTGTGTGGATCGACCCCTATGAAGTGTCCTACCAAATCGGGGAGAAGGGAGCCGTTAAGGTCCTGTACTTGGAGGATCCATCTGGCTTAGGTGGAGAAGGCGAAATGGTGGAAGTAGTTAGTGGAGTGAGTGAAGGGGACTTGGAGGTAGAGGAGGCCAAGAGCTTAGGGTTCAACCCTGAGGCCCAGGTGTTTGTTCCAATTGGAGCCCAGATATCTCCAGTTCTGCTTCCTTCCCTCTCCAGCACACCCACACCCCTCTCGGCCTCATCCTGCCCAGTGATTTTCAGCTATCCCAGCTCCAGCACACCCACGAACCCACCTGCCCACTCCTCTAACACATCCACACCTTCCCCTCCAAGTGGGGGACTCCCTTACCCCCCCTCTCAGCAGCCAACGGCTGCCCTGCCCAGCACCCGTCCACCGCTGCAGCCCATCACCTTCACCACGGCCAGTTTCGCCGCAACCAAATTTGGCTCCACCAAGATGAAGAAGTGTGGCGGTACCGGATCGGCTGGCGGCTCGGGTGTAGGCGTGCCCCCGCCACAGAGGATGCTCGCCCGTTCCCCCACCAACATCTCTCCCCCAGGGCTGCTGAAACACAAGCCCCTCTCAGTCTCCCTGCACTCCCTGGGGGCTCAGATCCCCAGCCAGCTCTCCCCTAATGCCAAAGAGTTTGTTTACCCGGCATCCCCAGGGCCCCTATACTTTGACAACGATGCTCCGCTCATACTTTCACACTCAAGCCCCTTCCAGCACCCTCACCCCACCCACTCCCACCCTTCATTTGACCCATTCTCCAACCCCCAACCTGGTCCAGCTGTTGGTGCCATTGGTGGTAGCAGCGGTGGGATTTCTTACATGGAGAAGCCCTCATTTGTGGAAGGTATAGGGGGGTATAACCTGCAATATCCCAGCCAGGCCTTCCAGCCGGTGGTGCTGGCCAACTAA